The sequence below is a genomic window from Candidatus Berkelbacteria bacterium.
CCGGCATCCGCGCGGAAAAAGCCGACCCTTCCATCTTTGCGTCCGGCAGGCTCGTGGAAATCCTGCAGGCTGTGGATAAGCTTAAGTAAATTTTTTGCGTATCTTTGGAATATGATACTGCTCCCGAAGCTGAGGCTCGGCATAACCGTATCCTCGGGCCCTGAATTTATGGAAACGATTGGCAGGATGGGGGTCAAGAATGCTAGCATCACTTCATCTCTCCTTAATGCTGACAACGCCGGTGCCTACATGGAATATGCCAGAAAGGCCAATATCACAATCGAGGCTGTGCACACCGACGGCTCGGGCAACTGCGCGGAGCTGGCAGCGGCAGTCGGAGCGCAGGCGCTTTGCGTAGCATCGCCTGACACAGGCATTATCGGAACCGTTTCAGACGGAGCCAAGAAAGCAGGACTCAAGTATCTTATATGGGAGCCTTCAGGCATCGGCATAGAAGACTGCAGGCGCACGCTAGCCGAAATCAACAATTCATCGGCCGTGCCCGTGAAGCTCGCATTAAGCCTTGAATCACCGGACGTCATTGAAAGATGCATTGCTGTAGGGAAGAATGCGATGATAGTCATAAGGATGGAGGATAGCCTTCCCATGCTGGGAAAGGCCATCGACAGCCTGAGGACAGGCGGCTCAAAGGAAAACTTGGTATTGATTGACATGCCGAATGCCGACATCGACGGCGTAAAAGCCTGTGTGGAAAACTGCAGGAGCTTCATCAGGGAGTGATAATTATGACAAAAATAAAATTCGGCACAGACCTTGATTTCGCGACCAACCGCTGGCCGGAGCCGGAGGAATGGGCCCGCATACTGTCGGAGGAGCTCGGAGTCAGGCATGCGCAGTTCCGCTCCGACCTCATCCAGCCGCATTTTTCCGATGAAATAATAGAAGAGCAGGCATCCGGAGTGAGGGAGGCATGCAAAGAATATGACATCCGCCTGGAGCATGCGTTCACCAGCCAGCGATGGGCGTACTGCGGCCATCCCGACGGGAAGATAAGGCAGTACTGGCATTGGTGGCTGAAAAGGTATTCAGGCATAGCGGCAAAAGTCGGCGCGCGGAGCGCGGGCAGCCGCTTCGGCATATACAGCGTCAAGGATTTTTCCGGAAGAAGGGACTTCATTCTTGCAGAAATGGTGAAATTCTGGAAGCTCTGGGCCGCACATTCCAAGAATGAAGGTCTGGATTGCATAACATTCGAGAATCTCTCAATCCCTAGGGAGATTGCGGACACGATAGAAGGCACGAGGCGCCTGATGGAAATGACGAGGGGCTCTGAAATTCCCATCCTGCCATGCCTTGACACTGACCAGGGAAATACCATGTCCGGCAATCCAAAGGATGGCGACCCCTACGAATGGCTCAGGGAATTCGGCAAGGAATGCCCTATATTGCACCTGAAGCAGAGAATCAGGGGAAATGCCTCGTCGGGCAAGCCTTTCACACCGGAGAACAACAGGGACGGTATGATAATACCCGAGAAAGTCGTGGAAGCGCTGGAAGAATCGGGCGCCAGAGAAATCAACCTTTACCTGGAGCTTTCATTCCGCGAGCGCCTGCCGCAGGATAGCAACGTCATCCGCGACCTGAAGCAGTCGGTCGACTTCTGGAAGCCCTATGCTGACGAATAACCAAATCATTCCAGGTTCGCGTGGTATTTCCACAATTCGTGGCCGTGAACGCTTTTTCTGTTTTGTATGATGAGCGACAGGATGTCGCCGAATACGTGAAGTGATTGGTCAAACAGCGTGCTCATGGGCTGTATCGACTTCACTCCTTCCTGCATGTTGGTCTTTGTCGGGCATTTCAGGTGCACGCACAGGTCGGCCATGGATTTTATTGTCGACTGCTCGGCGGATGTAATGAGCCCTACCTTGGCGTTGTGCTTCTTTGCGATTTGTGATATTATGACAGGCACTTTGCTCTCGCCGGAGCCGCTCGCCACCACAAGAAGGTCTTTGCTGGTTATTGCCTTCTCGGTTATCGAGCCGACGACATGGCAATCTATACCTAAATGGCTGAGGCGCTTGGCCATGCACTGCAATGAGAGAAATACGCGGCCGACTGCTATGAAGAACACTTTCTCAGCCCGCAGTATCTCCTCGACAAAATTGTCAACCTCAGCTGTGTCAACTGTTTTAGTGACCTGGTATATTTCATCCAATACTGAAACAGTAAAACTGTGATATTCATGCTCCATATCAATCATGGCTCCACTACAACCTTCAGCCCTTCTCGGTTTTTTACCACATCAAACGCCTTCAGGATGTCGTCGAGCGGCATCCTGTGGGTTATGATGCTCTTGGTTTTTATTTTGCCTCTGGCAAGAATTTCCAAAGCCTTCGCGTGATGCTCCTTCGTTGACGAGAACGAGCCGCCTATTGCGAACTGCCTGTAGTGCATGTAGTTGTTCGAGAATGAAACGACGTCATCAGTGCCTTTGGGCACGCCGCCGAAAAGGTTCACGAAGCCGCCTTTCGCCACGGCCTGTGTGCAGGCGCGGTGCGCTTCAATGTCGCTGCATGCGGACACAACTATATCATAGCCCCTTCCGCCTGTCAGCTTTACAGCCTCTTCAACAAAGTCGTTGTTTTCATCATATATGTAATTGTCGGCGCCTGTCGGCCTTGACATACCAAGCCTCTTCTCGTTCTTGTCAACTATGACTGTATTTGAGGCGCCCATTACCTGCGCCAGATTGACCATAAGATTTCCTATAGGACCTGCTCCTATCACAAGAACGCTTTTCCCTTCTCTCATGCCGGCAAATTCCATGCCGTTATATACGCATGCAAGCGGCTCTGCGAATGACGCCTCTACAAAATCAAGGTTTTTTGGCATGAAATTAATCGGCCCGCGTTCCACCGCTTCCTTCTGTAAAAGCAGGTATTCAGCGAAGCCTCCGGGAACGGTCGAGCCTATGGAGATAACGTTCTGGCAAAGCATATCCAAACCTTTTCTACATTCATCGCAGTTCCTGCAAGGTATCTCGTTTCCCATGGCCAGCCTGTCGCCGACTCTGAAATTTTCCACGTTCTTTCCCGTCTCAACAACAGTGCCGGCGATTTCATGCCCCATCACGAAAGGAAATTTCTTTATCCTGTCGCCGTGTTCGAAAAACCTAAGGTCAGAACCACACACTCCGCAAGCGCCAACTTTAAGGAGTATCTCACCTTCTTTCGGGGAAGGTGTTTCGACAACGCCGACTCTCATATTTTTAGGGCTCTCAAGAATGGCGGCTTTCATTTTGTTATCTATCATAAAAACGTATTAAATGTAATTATGATGCTTTCATAATTGTCCTATTGAAATCGTTTTAAAAGCATTTTCGTTTTACTAGGTAATAGTGCTTGTTATATGAAGATAATAATTCCGATGGCCAGAAAAAACACGGAATTTAAGCTGGAAGGGATGGAAGAAGTAAAGCATCTGATAGACATAGACGGAAAGAGCATGATAGAGCACATATGCAGCATGTTTCCGCCGGATAGCGATTTTATATTTTTGTGCAGGAAAGAGTATCTCGAGAATTCCGGCATGGAAGACCATCTTAAAAAAATAGCAAAAAATCATGTCACTATATCCGTGGAGAAATACACGCGTGGCCCGGTGGAAACCGTGCTGCTCGCCGATGCTCATGTGAAAGATGATGATGAAGTAATAATAGTCCATTCGGATGCATTCGAAGACTGGGACTTCGAAATGTTTATGAAGGAAATACGGAACAGAAAAGCACACGGCGCCCTTTCCACTTTTATAGGATTTCATCCGACACACCTGAATGGCGTGCGCTACGCCTCCATATCCATAGACGACAACGGGTATGTCACGGGCATAAAGGAGAAGGAGCTCATTACCAAGAGCTATATAGAAAATTATACTTCTGCGGGCTCTTATTACTTCTCCGGATGGGGTTTGTTCAAGAAATATGCAAAAAAGATGCTGGAAGACAACGAGAACACGGTATTCTACATAAGCCTTGTATACAATGAGATGATAAATGACGGGCTCAGGGTAATACCGTTCGAAGTCAGAAACTTGATATATTGGGGAGAGCCGCAAAACCTGAAGGAATATATTTTCTGGTCGGAGTACTTCGCGTCCCTGATGCAGCCCGAGAAAAAAAGGCACCTGCATGATGTCGTGAACCTGATACCTTCCGCCGGTAGGGGGAAGAGGTTTTCAGACGCAGGCTACAAGATTCCCAAACCATTGATAGAGGTTCTCGGAGAGCATATGATAGTCAAATGCGGCAAATCCCTGCCAAAAACTACAAAATACATCTTTGTGTGCCTCGGGGAGCATGTAGAAAAGTTCGGGCTCGGCAAAATCCTTGAGGAGAGCTTTCCGGACTGCGATATCGTGCCGGTCGGTGACTACACGGATGGCATGGCCCGCTCGTGCCTGATGGCCAAGGACCTTCTGGACGGGAACAAGCCGGTGTTCGTTTCCTCCTGCGACTACAGCTTCGTATATGACGACGAGAAGCTGAAGAACCTGATTGAAAAAGAGAACCCGGACGCCCTGGTATGGACGTTCAGGGGGTATCCGGACGCCAGGATAGCCCCGGCATCGTACGCCTACATGATTGTGGAGAACGGCCGCGTCAGGAGGATATCGGAAAAGGTTCCTATAAGCAAAGAGCCGCACAAGGATCCGATAGTCCAGGGTGTTTTCTATTTCAGGTCCGCCAAACTCCTGCTGGATTGCATAAACGAGATGATAGAAAAGAACATAACAGTCAATGGCGAATTCTACGTCGGAACCGCCATAAACCAGCTCATAGAGAAAGGGATGAAGGTCATGCCGTTCGAGCTGGAAAAATACATATGCTGGGGCACGCCGCACGACCTGCTCGTATTCCAGTTCTGGGAGAATTACTTCGCAAGCAATCCGGGCCACCCATATAAAAAATTGTACCAAAACCGGAATTAAGGCCCTCTGTTGAAATTAACTAAAAGTGATGATATGGAATTGATGGATGCAGTTGTCGTTGAGGATATAGGAAATGTCGTATGCAAAAAAATACCATTCCCTCAATGCGGCGACAATGACGTTATTGTACGCACCGAGAGGTCAGGCATCTGCAGCACGGATGTCGTGAGGTCGATGAAGACCGGCTTCTACCATTATCCTATAGTTCCCGGACACGAGTTCTGCGGCGTGGTAGTCCAGAAAGGGAAGAACGTCATAAATGCCGTGATAGATGAGCGTGTCGTTGTCTACCCCCTCATACCATGCAAGAAATGCGTGTCCTGTACAAAGGGGGATTTCAATCTCTGCGAAAAATATGATTTTCTCGGCTCGCGGTGCAACGGGGGACATGAGGAGTATGTAAAGTGCCCTGCGGAGAATCTGATAAAAATACCGGATGGCGTCGGCTTCGACGAGGCATCCATGACGGAGCCTGCATCGGTCGGCCTCCATGCAAACAGGGTTTCCGGCAAGGGTGAAAATGTTGTAATCATGGGCCTGGGGCCTATAGGCTTTTTCACGGCCCAGTGGGCAAAGATATTCGGCGCCAAGAAAGTGATAGCGGTTGACAGGAATAAGCACAGGTTTGACATAGGCAAAAAGGTCGGGATTGACGAATTCATAAATTCAAAGGAAGTCAGTATTTCCCAGGCAGTAAAGGATTTGACGGGAGGCATGGGCGCGGATATCGTCTTCGAATGCTCGGGGGCGGAGGACCTGCAGAAGGAGTCTATTGCTGCCGCGGCAAAGCACGGAAAAGTCGTGATATTAGGAAATCCGCTGAAAGACCTTATTGTAAGCAAGGAATACTATTCGATGATACTTCGCCGGGAACTCAGCGTGATGGGCTCATGGAGTTCCCTCATCTCGACAAAGGAATGGGACGAGTCGCTGAAGCACATGAAAACGGGCGGGATAAAGGCGGCTCCCGTCATAACACACGACTTCCGCATAAGCGATGCCAAGACCGTTATAGAGGACATGTACAGCAAAAAGTTCGAGTTCTCCAAAGTTGTCTTCAGAATGTAGCATGAGTTTAAAAATCATAGCATCAATAATTTTCTTAAATGACAAAGCTTTCCGTCATACTCCCGTGCTACAACGAAGGGGAGAACATACCGCTCATTCTAGAGAGATATTCGAAGGTTGCGAAGAGTGTGCCGATGGAGCTCGTCCTGGTTGACAACGGCTCTGCGGACAATACAAGAGATGTGCTCGGGAAGGCGCTCCCGAAATACAAGTTCGCCCGC
It includes:
- a CDS encoding SIS domain-containing protein is translated as MIDMEHEYHSFTVSVLDEIYQVTKTVDTAEVDNFVEEILRAEKVFFIAVGRVFLSLQCMAKRLSHLGIDCHVVGSITEKAITSKDLLVVASGSGESKVPVIISQIAKKHNAKVGLITSAEQSTIKSMADLCVHLKCPTKTNMQEGVKSIQPMSTLFDQSLHVFGDILSLIIQNRKSVHGHELWKYHANLE
- a CDS encoding alcohol dehydrogenase catalytic domain-containing protein, encoding MIDNKMKAAILESPKNMRVGVVETPSPKEGEILLKVGACGVCGSDLRFFEHGDRIKKFPFVMGHEIAGTVVETGKNVENFRVGDRLAMGNEIPCRNCDECRKGLDMLCQNVISIGSTVPGGFAEYLLLQKEAVERGPINFMPKNLDFVEASFAEPLACVYNGMEFAGMREGKSVLVIGAGPIGNLMVNLAQVMGASNTVIVDKNEKRLGMSRPTGADNYIYDENNDFVEEAVKLTGGRGYDIVVSACSDIEAHRACTQAVAKGGFVNLFGGVPKGTDDVVSFSNNYMHYRQFAIGGSFSSTKEHHAKALEILARGKIKTKSIITHRMPLDDILKAFDVVKNREGLKVVVEP
- a CDS encoding galactitol-1-phosphate 5-dehydrogenase, which gives rise to MELMDAVVVEDIGNVVCKKIPFPQCGDNDVIVRTERSGICSTDVVRSMKTGFYHYPIVPGHEFCGVVVQKGKNVINAVIDERVVVYPLIPCKKCVSCTKGDFNLCEKYDFLGSRCNGGHEEYVKCPAENLIKIPDGVGFDEASMTEPASVGLHANRVSGKGENVVIMGLGPIGFFTAQWAKIFGAKKVIAVDRNKHRFDIGKKVGIDEFINSKEVSISQAVKDLTGGMGADIVFECSGAEDLQKESIAAAAKHGKVVILGNPLKDLIVSKEYYSMILRRELSVMGSWSSLISTKEWDESLKHMKTGGIKAAPVITHDFRISDAKTVIEDMYSKKFEFSKVVFRM